From Cellulosimicrobium sp. ES-005, one genomic window encodes:
- a CDS encoding nucleotide pyrophosphatase/phosphodiesterase family protein, which yields MKPVLLLDVVGLTSTALAHMPRLRQLAASGWQSELATVLPAVTCSVQATMTTGLSPAEHGIVGNGWYFRELGDVYLWRQHSRLVEGEKLWEAARRASREYSSANVCWWYAMGMTTDVTVTPRPIYHADGRKSPDAYVRPPALHDDLVGRFGEFPLFTYWGPTADISSSRWIVDATRHVLRTHAPDLTMAYVPHLDYDLQRFGPTSPQADAAAAELDATLAPLLDDAANQGVTVLVVSEYGIADADRPVHLNRILRREGLLEVYVQDGKEQLDPWTSRAFAVADHQVAHVYLGDQHDPALQRRVTDLLRGIPGVDEVLDRDAQARYGLDHERSGDLVVVAEPGAWFTYYFWLDDARAPEYARGVDIHRKPGYDPAELFFDPADKLAKAKAGLNLVKKKVGLRYAMSTVPLDASYVKGSHGRLPDSSADTPLVLCSDAVVPASVAGVVESGSGQIPAAAIKGLVLELQGLGARV from the coding sequence ATGAAGCCCGTGCTGCTGCTCGACGTCGTCGGGCTCACCTCGACCGCGCTCGCGCACATGCCGCGCCTGCGCCAGCTCGCCGCGAGCGGCTGGCAGTCCGAGCTCGCGACCGTGCTGCCCGCCGTGACGTGCAGCGTCCAGGCCACGATGACGACCGGGCTCAGCCCGGCGGAGCACGGGATCGTCGGGAACGGGTGGTACTTCCGCGAGCTCGGCGACGTGTACCTGTGGCGCCAGCACTCCCGGCTCGTCGAGGGCGAGAAGCTGTGGGAGGCCGCGCGCCGGGCCAGCCGCGAGTATTCGTCGGCGAACGTTTGCTGGTGGTACGCCATGGGCATGACGACGGACGTCACCGTCACGCCGCGCCCGATCTACCACGCCGACGGCCGCAAGTCCCCGGACGCGTACGTGCGCCCCCCGGCGCTGCACGACGACCTCGTCGGCCGGTTCGGCGAGTTCCCCCTGTTCACGTACTGGGGCCCGACTGCGGACATCTCCTCGTCCCGGTGGATCGTCGACGCGACGCGGCACGTGCTGCGCACGCACGCGCCGGACCTCACGATGGCGTACGTCCCGCACCTCGACTACGACCTGCAGCGGTTCGGGCCGACGTCCCCGCAGGCCGACGCCGCCGCGGCGGAGCTCGACGCGACGCTCGCGCCCCTGCTCGACGACGCCGCGAACCAGGGCGTGACCGTCCTCGTGGTCTCGGAGTACGGCATCGCGGACGCCGACCGGCCCGTGCACCTCAACCGCATCCTGCGCCGCGAGGGCCTGCTCGAGGTCTACGTGCAGGACGGCAAGGAGCAGCTCGACCCGTGGACGTCGCGCGCGTTCGCGGTCGCGGACCACCAGGTCGCGCACGTCTACCTCGGCGACCAGCACGACCCCGCGCTCCAGCGACGCGTCACCGACCTGCTGCGGGGGATCCCCGGGGTCGACGAGGTTCTCGACCGCGACGCACAGGCCCGGTACGGGCTCGACCACGAGCGCTCCGGCGACCTCGTCGTCGTCGCGGAGCCCGGGGCCTGGTTCACGTACTACTTCTGGCTCGACGACGCGCGCGCGCCCGAGTACGCGCGCGGCGTCGACATCCACCGCAAGCCCGGCTACGACCCCGCCGAGCTGTTCTTCGACCCCGCGGACAAGCTCGCGAAGGCGAAGGCGGGGCTCAACCTCGTGAAGAAGAAGGTCGGGCTGCGGTACGCCATGAGCACCGTCCCGCTCGACGCGTCGTACGTGAAGGGCTCGCACGGCCGGCTGCCCGACTCGTCGGCCGACACCCCGCTCGTGCTGTGCTCCGACGCCGTGGTGCCGGCGTCCGTCGCGGGCGTCGTGGAGAGCGGGAGCGGACAGATCCCGGCAGCCGCGATCAAGGGCCTGGTCCTGGAGCTGCAGGGGCTCGGAGCCCGCGTCTGA
- the eboE gene encoding metabolite traffic protein EboE: MLLSYCTNVHPAEDLDGVVEQLVTYAGPVRAAAGLDVLGVGLWMPATLAHRLAGSPADRAWLRAVLDEQGLQVHTLNAFPYGGFHADVVKLDVYTPTWAQPERLAYTLECAEVLADLLPDGAAGSISTLPLAWREPWSAADDDAATRAFVALGAGLRDLRERTGKTVRVAVEPEPGCVLDTVDDVVAWLAARTGPLGAGGVPDESRIDSEHVGVCLDTCHLAVSFADRRAGTAATVRRITDAGLRVVKVQASAALHVDDPSDPAARAAVGAFAEKRYIHQVRELTAAGDVLAVDDLPDALGDGPGTGAGDAVGHPLPGEGPWRVHFHVPLHHEPAAPLAATTDVLRDAVDAVRAAPHGDEAHLDVETYTWSVLPEGAATASLVAGIAAELRWATTHLTAEHEVAPGKTPTTRATPDSTASNLGLGHETHFTRRTA; encoded by the coding sequence ATGCTGTTGTCGTACTGCACCAACGTCCACCCGGCCGAGGACCTCGACGGGGTCGTCGAGCAGCTCGTGACCTACGCGGGCCCCGTCCGCGCGGCCGCGGGCCTCGACGTCCTCGGGGTCGGCCTCTGGATGCCCGCGACGCTCGCGCACCGGCTCGCCGGCTCGCCGGCCGACCGCGCCTGGCTGCGCGCCGTCCTCGACGAGCAGGGCCTCCAGGTCCACACGCTCAACGCGTTCCCGTACGGCGGGTTCCACGCGGACGTCGTCAAGCTCGACGTGTACACGCCGACGTGGGCGCAGCCCGAGCGGCTCGCGTACACGCTCGAGTGCGCCGAGGTGCTGGCCGACCTGCTGCCCGACGGTGCCGCGGGCTCGATCTCGACGCTCCCGCTCGCGTGGCGCGAACCGTGGTCCGCGGCCGACGACGACGCCGCGACGCGCGCGTTCGTCGCCCTCGGTGCCGGCCTGCGCGACCTGCGGGAACGGACGGGCAAGACCGTGCGCGTCGCGGTCGAGCCGGAGCCGGGGTGCGTGCTCGACACGGTGGACGACGTCGTGGCCTGGCTCGCGGCGCGCACGGGGCCGCTGGGTGCTGGAGGCGTGCCGGACGAGAGCCGGATCGACTCCGAGCACGTCGGGGTGTGCCTTGACACGTGCCACCTCGCGGTGTCGTTCGCCGACCGGCGCGCGGGGACGGCGGCCACGGTGCGACGCATCACGGACGCCGGGCTGCGCGTCGTCAAGGTGCAGGCGTCGGCGGCGCTGCACGTGGACGACCCGTCCGACCCGGCCGCGCGCGCCGCCGTCGGCGCGTTCGCCGAGAAGCGCTACATCCACCAGGTGCGCGAGCTCACGGCGGCGGGCGACGTGCTCGCGGTCGACGACCTGCCCGACGCCCTCGGTGACGGGCCCGGGACCGGGGCGGGGGACGCCGTCGGGCACCCGCTGCCGGGGGAGGGGCCGTGGCGCGTGCACTTCCACGTGCCGCTGCACCACGAGCCCGCGGCGCCGCTCGCCGCGACGACCGACGTCCTGCGCGACGCGGTCGACGCGGTGCGGGCGGCCCCGCACGGCGACGAGGCCCACCTCGACGTCGAGACCTACACGTGGTCGGTGCTCCCGGAGGGAGCGGCCACGGCCTCGCTCGTCGCCGGCATCGCGGCCGAGCTCCGCTGGGCCACCACCCACCTCACCGCCGAGCACGAGGTTGCTCCCGGAAAGACGCCGACAACGAGAGCAACCCCGGACTCGACCGCGAGCAACCTCGGGCTCGGCCACGAGACTCACTTCACCAGGAGGACCGCATGA